In Leptodactylus fuscus isolate aLepFus1 chromosome 2, aLepFus1.hap2, whole genome shotgun sequence, one genomic interval encodes:
- the KANSL2 gene encoding KAT8 regulatory NSL complex subunit 2, whose product MNRIRIHVLPSRGRLTPVPRTYEALSCAYTHRPCSQPRLEGYEFCIKHILEDRNAPYKQCSYVSSKNSRRCSSAAPKPDKKDGVSFCAEHARRNALALQAQIKKSNPGPTSESLLYQLSSYARGDLGTQTQENSRSEASRILDEDSYSDSDHEAVTVDQTWMGDLDSEADSLDSDQEDPLKHAGVYTAEEVTLIMREKLIRLQSLYIDQFKRLQHLLKEKKRNYLHNVKMEHETIGSSLLTGPEGVSSKERDNLKKLKALRRYRKRYGVEALLHRQLKERRMLATEGGSQQAHTTRSSQRCLAFVEDVRCSNPSLPMSRHCLSHICQDSNQVLFKMCAGSEEVPCNKTLPVSLSEEPCCPLHYSLPSPMYKSEPVLPVAEPMDVAPMELYLSTAELQPTENLPLEFSDDLDVVGDGMQCPPSPLLFDPSADMALNDVSKTPLEILADEGEQTIGDTLTTDSLGSTGQSQIQSADTSPQLTEPISDEALTPAPSAANGSTDGATFT is encoded by the exons ATGAACAGAATTCGGATCCACGTCCTGCCCAGCAGAGGCCGCTTGACCCCTGTTCCAAGGACCTATGAAGCTTTGTCCTGCGCCTACACACACCGACCATGCTCTCAACCTCGTCTTGAAGGCTATGAGTTCTGCATCAAACACATTCTGGAGGACAGAAATGCCCCTTACAAGCAGTGCAGCTATGTCTCCAGTAAGAACAGCCGGCGCTGCAGCAGTGCTGCTCCTAAACCTGATAAAAAGGATGG AGTTTCTTTCTGTGCAGAACATGCCCGTAGAAATGCCCTTGCTCTCCAGGCTCAAATTAAGAAATCAAACCCAGGACCAACTAGCGAGTCTTTATTATACCAGTTAAGTTCATATGCCCGGGGAGATCTGGGTACCCAAACCCAAGAAAACAGCAGGAGTGAAGCCAGTCGGATCCTGG ATGAGGACAGCTACAGTGATAGTGACCATGAGGCAGTAACAGTGGATCAGACCTGGATGGGAGATCTTGATAGTGAAGCAGACAGTCTGGACAGTGATCAAGAGGACCCTCTGAA GCATGCAGGAGTTTACACTGCTGAAGAAGTGACTCTTATAATGCGTGAGAAGCTCATTCGACTCCAGTCTTTGTACATTGATCAGTTCAAGAGACTGCAGCACttgctaaaggaaaaaaaaagaaactactTGCACAATGTAAAGATGGAGCATGAAACCATTG GGAGTAGCCTCCTCACTGGGCCAGAAGGAGTCTCCTCTAAAGAGCGTGACAACTTGAAGAAACTGAAAGCATTACGTCGCTATAGAAAACGATATGGAGTGGAGGCTCTTTTACATCGGCAACTGAAAGAACGTCGTATGTTAGCCACAGAAGGTGGATCCCAACAG GCTCACACAACAAGATCCAGTCAACGTTGCCTTGCCTTTGTTGAAGATGTGCGCTGTTCTAATCCAAGTCTTCCTATGAGCAGACACTGCTTGTCAC ATATTTGTCAAGACAGTAACCAAGTTCTTTTCAAGATGTGTGCTGGGTCTGAAGAAGTTCCTTGTAATAAAACTCTACCAGTGAGCCTGTCTGAGGAGCCCTGTTGCCCTCTTCACTACAGTTTACCATCACCAATGTACAAGTCTGAGCCAGTACTGCCTGTAGCAGAACCAATGGATGTTGCTCCTATGGAACTATACTTGAGCACAGCTGAGCTGCAGCCTACTGAGAACTTGCCCCTTGAATTCAGTGAT GACCTTGATGTTGTAGGCGATGGAATGCAGTGTCCTCCATCTCCTCTCCTCTTTGATCCCTCTGCTGATATGGCCTTAAATGATGTTTCAAAAACACCACTAGAAATACTTGCAGATGAAGGTGAACAGACCATTGGTGACACACTGACCACTGACTCCTTGGGATCAACAGGACAG AGTCAAATTCAGTCAGCAGATACCTCTCCACAACTCACTGAACCGATTAGTGATGAGGCATTGACCCCAGCGCCATCAGCAGCCAATGGAAGTACAGACGGAGCCACCTTCACCTGA